Proteins encoded by one window of Nasonia vitripennis strain AsymCx chromosome 5, Nvit_psr_1.1, whole genome shotgun sequence:
- the LOC100678781 gene encoding protein suppressor of sable isoform X1, with protein MALESVSAAETVIQSNDDNDLEDGEIPSDEDDEPMRVAEPVKPAPEPPIPPPAKSESPKHKSFDNKFSKSKKAGSAEKSTKQKGPTSDDWAGDVEKAIRAALDADKSKNHENKSRSKGNKNKNRKRNREEKEDERAKDQKKKKLSDEENANEDDDEMLFVRGASPSRKGSHENTSPRRGDQDNYHSGSDYDDRSLSNRHRDDNKRGGARWTKQQREQRQQDRNNKVSLAANRRGVKNERGGKNKNRAQMRNDRNGRRQGNDHNQDPDAICVYYMQGKCHRGDDCPFSHNALPPRKMELCKFYLMDCCAKRDKCLYMHHDFPCKFFHTGLKCQAGENCKFSHQPMSDQVKNILLKHLETAPKEILGNFPRLSREGAMYLISNTEKNLAQGQEMSNQKIPSLFELKVHTPNDNPFNDSGKDDDDHSHRDRHGSSHKERKSTLGKRSRWGPDEDRVPYDMVVQSATQLGLLANSQQQDKPAANFYNEGGPNDAKKEKDKDKEKEKEESTKKAKDTPAASLINKDVDLRQLIKGAAKKAKVVSLAEEVASLTKSKLDEESDREEETDLVIEMPADDEEKDKHTNNAKETKEAVSATVERPKDSPVSASQEIPSNLPKKTQELYMRIQQQQREAQDSFKNLENTENHEVNQDDWYSDEDNDDDDDDDDDQLTIVLKDIQKEEEEEEDIKKEPEEDSIPQPASIPQPAAIVDKLGDLSKIDISMEVSKLLSSIKAQSSSSAKQDKEAIKVKKETGLPSSHVDAIKPNVPEVPSPYVMADTGNNSPRLSPGRSPVVAAPPQSAPVSRDPRMSRDPRQRRDEQRTSSLGSTGSDVSTPKVTDTAKDSRSLRLETSIYSSGIIAQDTTMDTDLRAKLDQDHRRKDMDLRCFPPTSNFGDTDLRMVGGQYPDASKSGDVDLRQMLSLPFKPVPSHIPCTEIEASLSSHPAIPYKVYVVDIPRPDYTGLKLTRNDPQVKYDPRLRKIFRLGNDDLADSPMSPPPVKMLDTPKSPPLVRTDPRRKALEAAAQPPKIIPTTLQHPVQEHSNIPGMGMGMSTPYMQGVNNMPVDARSMQGLGPMGPVRGMSASQVMDQSQGMGPAMLMSGSAMMGGMGSMMRDGPVMGVDRGGPMGIDRGGPMGVDRGGSMGGDRGGPMGVDRGGPMGVDRGGPMGIDRGGPMSIDRGGPMSIDRGGPMGADRGGPMGPPGMRMGGMGNMRMDGPPGPNHPRQGQMDPYDPRYNSQGGVGVGLLGAGPQGIGGYNQDVRDVRDVRDVRDVRDVRDVRDVRDVRGAPYDGPPGRGYPGDNYNNYGDGPRRDRRDPRDYNPNGQDFIDEPNFGGGQGDWNGSQGRMNRKDRRRTTRGKFGGLSRKKDPTS; from the exons ATGGCTCTCGAGAGTGTTTCCGCGGCTGAGACCGTTATTCAGAG TAATGACGACAATGACTTGGAGGATGGAGAGATCCCTTCAGATGAAGATGATGAGCCAATGCGGGTTGCGGAACCCGTCAAACCAGCTCCGGAACCACCTATTCCTCCACCAGCAAAGTCTGAATCACCAAAGCACAAAAGCTTTGACAATAAATTTAGCAAAAGTAAAAAAGCTGGAAGTGCTGAGAAGTCAACTAAGCAAAAAGGTCCAACCAGTGATGATTGGGCAGGAGATGTTGAAAAAGCCATTAGAGCTGCCCTTGACGCAGATAAGTCAAAAAATCACGAAAACAAATCCAGAAGCAAaggcaataaaaataaaaacagaaaaagaaatcgGGAAGAGAAGGAAGATGAGAGGGCCAAGGACCAAAAA AAAAAGAAGTTAAGCGATGAAGAAAATGCCAATGAAGATGATGATGAAATGTTATTTGTAAGAGGTGCTTCCCCATCCAGAAAGGGCTCCCATGAAAATACTTCTCCCAGGCGTGGTGATCAAGACAATTATCATAGTGGTTCAGACTATGATGATCGGTCTTTGTCTAATCGCCATAGAGATGATAATAAAAGAGGTGGAGCAAgat GGACGAAGCAACAGCGCGAACAGCGTCAGCAAGATCGTAATAATAAAGTCTCCCTCGCAGCTAATCGAAGAGGTGTTAAAAACGAGCGGGGTGGAAAGAACAAAAACCGGGCACAAATGCGCAACGACAGGAACGGTCGACGCCAAGGAAACGATCACAATCAGGACCCGGACGCGATATGTGTGTACTACATGCAGGGCAAGTGCCATCGGGGCGACGACTGCCCTTTTTCACACAACGCTCTACCGCCAAGGAAAATGGAGCTCTGCAAGTTTTATCTAATGGACTGCTGCGCCAAGAGAGACAAGTGCCTATATATGCATCACGACTTCCCCTGCAAGTTCTTCCATACAGGTCTCAAGTGCCAGGCCGGCGAGAATTGCAAATTCTCACATCAACCCATGAGCGATCAG gtgaaaaatattttactgaAACATTTAGAGACTGCTCCGAAAGAGATACTCGGAAACTTTCCTCGGCTGAGTAGAGAAGGTGCGATGTATCTGATATCCAATACTGAGAAAAATCTGGCCCAAGGTCAGGAGATGTCAAATCAAAAGATACCGAGTCTGTTCGAGCTAAAGGTACACACACCAAATGATAACCCATTCAACGATTCTGGAAAAGATGATG ATGATCATTCTCACCGAGACAGACATGGATCATCGCACAAGGAGAGGAAGTCTACATTGGGCAAGAGGTCACGCTGGGGTCCCGATGAAGATCGCGTCCCGTATGACATGGTTGTGCAGTCGGCAACGCAACTAGGCCTGCTCGCCAACAGTCAGCAACAGGATAAGCCGGCCGCAAACTTCTACAATGAAGGTGGTCCAAACGACGCcaagaaagagaaagataaagataaagagaaggagaaagaggAGTCAACGAAGAAGGCGAAAGACACGCCGGCTGCTAGTCTGATCAACAAGGATGTCGATCTAAGGCAACTGATAAAAGGTGCAGCGAAAAAGGCGAAAGTCGTCAGTCTCGCTGAGGAGGTAGCTAGTTTAACTAAATCTAAGTTAGATGAAGAGAGTGACCGTGAGGAGGAAACAGACCTTGTCATCGAAATGCCGGCCGATGATGAAGAGAAGGATAAGCACACTAATAATGCGAAag AAACAAAAGAAGCTGTAAGCGCTACAGTAGAAAGGCCGAAAGATTCACCGGTTTCCGCAAGTCAGGAGATCCCATCCAACCTTCCAAAGAAAACCCAGGAGCTGTACATGCGGATACAGCAGCAACAAAGAGAAGCGCAAGACAGTTTCAAAAATCTGGAGAACACCGAGAACCACGAAGTTAATCAGGACGACTGGTACTCAGATGAGGACaacgatgatgacgatgatgatgacgatgatcaGTTGACAATCGTATTGAAAGATATTcagaaagaagaggaagaggaggaagatATAAAGAAGGAACCCGAAGAGGACTCGATCCCGCAGCCGGCGAGTATACCTCAGCCCGCGGCGATTGTCGATAAACTCGGTGATTTAAGTAAAATCGACATCAGTATGGAAGTATCGAAGCTGCTGTCGTCGATCAAGGCTCAGAGCTCGAGTAGCGCTAAGCAAGATAAAGAAGCTATCAAAGTTAAAAAGGAGACTGGTTTACCAAGTTCCCATGTAGACGCCATTAAGCCCAACGTGCCAGAGGTTCCGTCGCCGTACGTAATGGCGGATACCGGTAATAATAGTCCAAGATTATCACCCGGCAGATCACCCG TTGTAGCGGCCCCACCACAATCGGCACCTGTATCTCGAGACCCACGAATGAGCCGCGATCCACGGCAGCGCAGAGATGAACAGAGAACGTCCTCTTTGGGTAGTACTGGCAGCGACGTCTCTACTCCCAAAGTTACTGATACTGCGAAAGACTCACGCTCCTTACGACTTGAAACGAGTATCTACAGCTCGGGCATCATAGCTCAGGACACAACCATGGATACGGACCTTCGAGCCAAACTCGATCAGGATCACAGGAGAAAGGACATGGACCTGCGATGCTTCCCACCAACATCGAATTTTGGGGACACGGATCTTCGTATGGTTGGTGGTCAGTACCCTGATGCCTCCAAGTCCGGTGATGTCGACCTCAGGCAGATGCTCAGTTTGCCTTTTAAACCGGTGCCCTCGCATATACCCTGTACAGAAATCGAAGCGAGTTTGTCGTCGCATCCGGCCATCCCATATAAG GTGTACGTAGTCGACATTCCAAGGCCCGACTATACTGGTCTCAAGCTCACGCGAAACGATCCGCAGGTAAAATATGACCCACGGTTGCGTAAAATTTTCCGACTAGGCAATGACGATTTGGCTGACTCGCCTATGTCGCCTCCTCCGGTGAAAATGTTGGACACGCCGAAATCGCCACCGCTAGTACGCACCGATCCACGACGTAAGGCTCTTGAAGCCGCAGCTCAACCTCCTAAGATCATACCCACGACTTTGCAACACCCTGTCCAAGAGCATTCAAACATACCTG GTATGGGCATGGGCATGTCCACTCCGTACATGCAGGGCGTAAATAATATGCCGGTGGACGCAAGAAGCATGCAGGGCTTGGGTCCGATGGGTCCCGTCCGTGGCATGAGTGCATCACAGGTGATGGATCAATCGCAAGGCATGGGTCCAGCTATGCTGATGTCCGGCAGCGCTATGATGGGTGGCATGGGTTCGATGATGCGAGATGGCCCCGTGATGGGCGTTGATCGCGGTGGACCTATGGGAATTGATCGTGGCGGACCTATGGGTGTTGATCGTGGTGGATCTATGGGTGGTGATCGTGGTGGACCTATGGGTGTCGATCGCGGTGGACCAATGGGGGTCGATCGCGGTGGACCGATGGGTATCGATCGCGGCGGTCCAATGAGCATCGATCGCGGCGGTCCAATGAGCATAGATCGCGGCGGTCCAATGGGTGCTGATCGCGGTGGACCAATGGGACCCCCCGGAATGAGAATGGGTGGCATGGGTAACATGAGGATGGATGGTCCACCAGGACCAAACCATCCAAGGCAAGGTCAGATGGATCCATACGATCCACGTTACAATTCTCAAGGGGGTGTTGGTGTCGGACTTCTGGGCGCCGGACCACAAGGTATAGGTGGCTACAATCAGGATGTCAGAGATGTAAGAGATGTAAGAGATGTCAGAGACGTAAGAGACGTAAGAGATGTGAGAGATGTCAGAGATGTCAGAGGAGCTCCGTACGATGGACCACCAGGCAGGGGTTATCCAGGTGATAATTACAACAATTACGGAGACGGGCCCAGAAGAGATCGAAGAGACCCACGAGATTACAATCCGAACGGGCAGGACTTCATCGATGAACCAAATTTCGGTGGAGGTCAAGGAGATTGGAATGGTAGCCAAGGCCGAATGAACAGAAAGGATAGGAGACGAACGACTCGAGGGAAGTTTGGTGGTCTGTCTAGGAAAAAGGACCCGACTTCGTAA
- the LOC100678781 gene encoding protein suppressor of sable isoform X2 — MALESVSAAETVIQSNDDNDLEDGEIPSDEDDEPMRVAEPVKPAPEPPIPPPAKSESPKHKSFDNKFSKSKKAGSAEKSTKQKGPTSDDWAGDVEKAIRAALDADKSKNHENKSRSKGNKNKNRKRNREEKEDERAKDQKKKKLSDEENANEDDDEMLFVRGASPSRKGSHENTSPRRGDQDNYHSGSDYDDRSLSNRHRDDNKRGGARSNRRGVKNERGGKNKNRAQMRNDRNGRRQGNDHNQDPDAICVYYMQGKCHRGDDCPFSHNALPPRKMELCKFYLMDCCAKRDKCLYMHHDFPCKFFHTGLKCQAGENCKFSHQPMSDQVKNILLKHLETAPKEILGNFPRLSREGAMYLISNTEKNLAQGQEMSNQKIPSLFELKVHTPNDNPFNDSGKDDDDHSHRDRHGSSHKERKSTLGKRSRWGPDEDRVPYDMVVQSATQLGLLANSQQQDKPAANFYNEGGPNDAKKEKDKDKEKEKEESTKKAKDTPAASLINKDVDLRQLIKGAAKKAKVVSLAEEVASLTKSKLDEESDREEETDLVIEMPADDEEKDKHTNNAKETKEAVSATVERPKDSPVSASQEIPSNLPKKTQELYMRIQQQQREAQDSFKNLENTENHEVNQDDWYSDEDNDDDDDDDDDQLTIVLKDIQKEEEEEEDIKKEPEEDSIPQPASIPQPAAIVDKLGDLSKIDISMEVSKLLSSIKAQSSSSAKQDKEAIKVKKETGLPSSHVDAIKPNVPEVPSPYVMADTGNNSPRLSPGRSPVVAAPPQSAPVSRDPRMSRDPRQRRDEQRTSSLGSTGSDVSTPKVTDTAKDSRSLRLETSIYSSGIIAQDTTMDTDLRAKLDQDHRRKDMDLRCFPPTSNFGDTDLRMVGGQYPDASKSGDVDLRQMLSLPFKPVPSHIPCTEIEASLSSHPAIPYKVYVVDIPRPDYTGLKLTRNDPQVKYDPRLRKIFRLGNDDLADSPMSPPPVKMLDTPKSPPLVRTDPRRKALEAAAQPPKIIPTTLQHPVQEHSNIPGMGMGMSTPYMQGVNNMPVDARSMQGLGPMGPVRGMSASQVMDQSQGMGPAMLMSGSAMMGGMGSMMRDGPVMGVDRGGPMGIDRGGPMGVDRGGSMGGDRGGPMGVDRGGPMGVDRGGPMGIDRGGPMSIDRGGPMSIDRGGPMGADRGGPMGPPGMRMGGMGNMRMDGPPGPNHPRQGQMDPYDPRYNSQGGVGVGLLGAGPQGIGGYNQDVRDVRDVRDVRDVRDVRDVRDVRDVRGAPYDGPPGRGYPGDNYNNYGDGPRRDRRDPRDYNPNGQDFIDEPNFGGGQGDWNGSQGRMNRKDRRRTTRGKFGGLSRKKDPTS, encoded by the exons ATGGCTCTCGAGAGTGTTTCCGCGGCTGAGACCGTTATTCAGAG TAATGACGACAATGACTTGGAGGATGGAGAGATCCCTTCAGATGAAGATGATGAGCCAATGCGGGTTGCGGAACCCGTCAAACCAGCTCCGGAACCACCTATTCCTCCACCAGCAAAGTCTGAATCACCAAAGCACAAAAGCTTTGACAATAAATTTAGCAAAAGTAAAAAAGCTGGAAGTGCTGAGAAGTCAACTAAGCAAAAAGGTCCAACCAGTGATGATTGGGCAGGAGATGTTGAAAAAGCCATTAGAGCTGCCCTTGACGCAGATAAGTCAAAAAATCACGAAAACAAATCCAGAAGCAAaggcaataaaaataaaaacagaaaaagaaatcgGGAAGAGAAGGAAGATGAGAGGGCCAAGGACCAAAAA AAAAAGAAGTTAAGCGATGAAGAAAATGCCAATGAAGATGATGATGAAATGTTATTTGTAAGAGGTGCTTCCCCATCCAGAAAGGGCTCCCATGAAAATACTTCTCCCAGGCGTGGTGATCAAGACAATTATCATAGTGGTTCAGACTATGATGATCGGTCTTTGTCTAATCGCCATAGAGATGATAATAAAAGAGGTGGAGCAAgat CTAATCGAAGAGGTGTTAAAAACGAGCGGGGTGGAAAGAACAAAAACCGGGCACAAATGCGCAACGACAGGAACGGTCGACGCCAAGGAAACGATCACAATCAGGACCCGGACGCGATATGTGTGTACTACATGCAGGGCAAGTGCCATCGGGGCGACGACTGCCCTTTTTCACACAACGCTCTACCGCCAAGGAAAATGGAGCTCTGCAAGTTTTATCTAATGGACTGCTGCGCCAAGAGAGACAAGTGCCTATATATGCATCACGACTTCCCCTGCAAGTTCTTCCATACAGGTCTCAAGTGCCAGGCCGGCGAGAATTGCAAATTCTCACATCAACCCATGAGCGATCAG gtgaaaaatattttactgaAACATTTAGAGACTGCTCCGAAAGAGATACTCGGAAACTTTCCTCGGCTGAGTAGAGAAGGTGCGATGTATCTGATATCCAATACTGAGAAAAATCTGGCCCAAGGTCAGGAGATGTCAAATCAAAAGATACCGAGTCTGTTCGAGCTAAAGGTACACACACCAAATGATAACCCATTCAACGATTCTGGAAAAGATGATG ATGATCATTCTCACCGAGACAGACATGGATCATCGCACAAGGAGAGGAAGTCTACATTGGGCAAGAGGTCACGCTGGGGTCCCGATGAAGATCGCGTCCCGTATGACATGGTTGTGCAGTCGGCAACGCAACTAGGCCTGCTCGCCAACAGTCAGCAACAGGATAAGCCGGCCGCAAACTTCTACAATGAAGGTGGTCCAAACGACGCcaagaaagagaaagataaagataaagagaaggagaaagaggAGTCAACGAAGAAGGCGAAAGACACGCCGGCTGCTAGTCTGATCAACAAGGATGTCGATCTAAGGCAACTGATAAAAGGTGCAGCGAAAAAGGCGAAAGTCGTCAGTCTCGCTGAGGAGGTAGCTAGTTTAACTAAATCTAAGTTAGATGAAGAGAGTGACCGTGAGGAGGAAACAGACCTTGTCATCGAAATGCCGGCCGATGATGAAGAGAAGGATAAGCACACTAATAATGCGAAag AAACAAAAGAAGCTGTAAGCGCTACAGTAGAAAGGCCGAAAGATTCACCGGTTTCCGCAAGTCAGGAGATCCCATCCAACCTTCCAAAGAAAACCCAGGAGCTGTACATGCGGATACAGCAGCAACAAAGAGAAGCGCAAGACAGTTTCAAAAATCTGGAGAACACCGAGAACCACGAAGTTAATCAGGACGACTGGTACTCAGATGAGGACaacgatgatgacgatgatgatgacgatgatcaGTTGACAATCGTATTGAAAGATATTcagaaagaagaggaagaggaggaagatATAAAGAAGGAACCCGAAGAGGACTCGATCCCGCAGCCGGCGAGTATACCTCAGCCCGCGGCGATTGTCGATAAACTCGGTGATTTAAGTAAAATCGACATCAGTATGGAAGTATCGAAGCTGCTGTCGTCGATCAAGGCTCAGAGCTCGAGTAGCGCTAAGCAAGATAAAGAAGCTATCAAAGTTAAAAAGGAGACTGGTTTACCAAGTTCCCATGTAGACGCCATTAAGCCCAACGTGCCAGAGGTTCCGTCGCCGTACGTAATGGCGGATACCGGTAATAATAGTCCAAGATTATCACCCGGCAGATCACCCG TTGTAGCGGCCCCACCACAATCGGCACCTGTATCTCGAGACCCACGAATGAGCCGCGATCCACGGCAGCGCAGAGATGAACAGAGAACGTCCTCTTTGGGTAGTACTGGCAGCGACGTCTCTACTCCCAAAGTTACTGATACTGCGAAAGACTCACGCTCCTTACGACTTGAAACGAGTATCTACAGCTCGGGCATCATAGCTCAGGACACAACCATGGATACGGACCTTCGAGCCAAACTCGATCAGGATCACAGGAGAAAGGACATGGACCTGCGATGCTTCCCACCAACATCGAATTTTGGGGACACGGATCTTCGTATGGTTGGTGGTCAGTACCCTGATGCCTCCAAGTCCGGTGATGTCGACCTCAGGCAGATGCTCAGTTTGCCTTTTAAACCGGTGCCCTCGCATATACCCTGTACAGAAATCGAAGCGAGTTTGTCGTCGCATCCGGCCATCCCATATAAG GTGTACGTAGTCGACATTCCAAGGCCCGACTATACTGGTCTCAAGCTCACGCGAAACGATCCGCAGGTAAAATATGACCCACGGTTGCGTAAAATTTTCCGACTAGGCAATGACGATTTGGCTGACTCGCCTATGTCGCCTCCTCCGGTGAAAATGTTGGACACGCCGAAATCGCCACCGCTAGTACGCACCGATCCACGACGTAAGGCTCTTGAAGCCGCAGCTCAACCTCCTAAGATCATACCCACGACTTTGCAACACCCTGTCCAAGAGCATTCAAACATACCTG GTATGGGCATGGGCATGTCCACTCCGTACATGCAGGGCGTAAATAATATGCCGGTGGACGCAAGAAGCATGCAGGGCTTGGGTCCGATGGGTCCCGTCCGTGGCATGAGTGCATCACAGGTGATGGATCAATCGCAAGGCATGGGTCCAGCTATGCTGATGTCCGGCAGCGCTATGATGGGTGGCATGGGTTCGATGATGCGAGATGGCCCCGTGATGGGCGTTGATCGCGGTGGACCTATGGGAATTGATCGTGGCGGACCTATGGGTGTTGATCGTGGTGGATCTATGGGTGGTGATCGTGGTGGACCTATGGGTGTCGATCGCGGTGGACCAATGGGGGTCGATCGCGGTGGACCGATGGGTATCGATCGCGGCGGTCCAATGAGCATCGATCGCGGCGGTCCAATGAGCATAGATCGCGGCGGTCCAATGGGTGCTGATCGCGGTGGACCAATGGGACCCCCCGGAATGAGAATGGGTGGCATGGGTAACATGAGGATGGATGGTCCACCAGGACCAAACCATCCAAGGCAAGGTCAGATGGATCCATACGATCCACGTTACAATTCTCAAGGGGGTGTTGGTGTCGGACTTCTGGGCGCCGGACCACAAGGTATAGGTGGCTACAATCAGGATGTCAGAGATGTAAGAGATGTAAGAGATGTCAGAGACGTAAGAGACGTAAGAGATGTGAGAGATGTCAGAGATGTCAGAGGAGCTCCGTACGATGGACCACCAGGCAGGGGTTATCCAGGTGATAATTACAACAATTACGGAGACGGGCCCAGAAGAGATCGAAGAGACCCACGAGATTACAATCCGAACGGGCAGGACTTCATCGATGAACCAAATTTCGGTGGAGGTCAAGGAGATTGGAATGGTAGCCAAGGCCGAATGAACAGAAAGGATAGGAGACGAACGACTCGAGGGAAGTTTGGTGGTCTGTCTAGGAAAAAGGACCCGACTTCGTAA